The Halosimplex litoreum genome has a window encoding:
- a CDS encoding winged helix-turn-helix domain-containing protein, with the protein MSECRDRAFLDAVGDEDCKTILDAVRAEAKTIPELSEECDIPLSTAYRKVNRLQEAELVAEKNRLPEDCRPKNVYELRFDGAVVTMGEEGFAVEFAGESSEPTAFDGAVDLSRSAVGSD; encoded by the coding sequence ATGTCAGAGTGTAGAGACCGGGCGTTTCTGGACGCGGTAGGTGACGAGGACTGCAAGACGATCCTCGACGCCGTCCGCGCGGAGGCCAAGACCATCCCGGAGCTGTCCGAGGAGTGTGACATCCCGCTGTCGACGGCCTACCGGAAGGTCAACCGCCTCCAGGAGGCGGAGCTCGTCGCGGAGAAAAACCGGCTACCGGAGGACTGCCGGCCCAAGAACGTCTACGAGCTGCGCTTCGACGGCGCGGTGGTGACGATGGGCGAGGAGGGATTCGCCGTCGAGTTCGCCGGCGAGTCGTCCGAACCGACCGCTTTCGACGGAGCCGTCGACCTGTCGCGGTCGGCGGTCGGGAGCGACTGA
- a CDS encoding beta-CASP ribonuclease aCPSF1, producing the protein MKTTHDSIDEIHAQIDEETPDDIEISSVQFEGPDLVIYSPDVETFAERDRLVPKLASTFKKRITVRPTADALVPEREAEGTIRNTIPDDAGVQSLDFDSSTGEVLVEAEKPGMVIGRHGETLEEIRAAVGWTPEVVRTPPIESSTVSNVRNFLKQERDERRTILEDVGRKIHSPTTADDEWVRITTLGCCREVGRASFLLSTPETRVLIDCGDKPGAEGEVPYLQAPEALAAGPDSIDAVVLTHAHLDHSALIPILFKYGYDGPIYCTEPTRDLMGLLQLDYLDVASKEGRTPPYDSAMVRKALKHTIPVEYGNVTDIAPDVKLTMHNAGHILGSAVSHFHVGEGFYNVAFSGDIHYRDTRLLDGAVNDFPRVETLVLESTYGSRDDYQTDQEDSERKLETVINEAHAKGGKILIPAFAVGRSQELMLVLEEAMREDRIPTMPVYLDGMIREATAIHAAYPDHLRERLRERILYEDDNPFLADQFRQVDGGEEMRRDVADDEPAIVLTTSGMITGGPIMSWLRLLGGDPESTLVFVGYQAEGTLGRQIQQGRDEISMNDTAGRGADRVALNMGVETVDGFSGHADRQGLETFVQTMNPRPERVLCVHGDEASTDHLSSALYEEFGMRTVAPKNLETFRLD; encoded by the coding sequence ATGAAAACGACACACGATTCGATCGACGAGATCCACGCGCAGATCGACGAAGAGACACCCGACGACATCGAGATATCGAGCGTCCAGTTCGAGGGGCCGGACCTGGTCATCTACTCGCCCGACGTCGAGACGTTCGCCGAGCGCGACCGGCTCGTGCCGAAGCTGGCGAGCACGTTCAAGAAACGCATCACGGTTCGCCCGACCGCGGACGCGCTCGTCCCCGAGCGCGAAGCCGAGGGGACGATCCGTAACACGATCCCGGACGACGCCGGAGTCCAGTCGCTCGATTTCGACAGTTCGACCGGCGAAGTGCTCGTCGAGGCCGAGAAGCCCGGGATGGTCATCGGCCGCCACGGCGAGACGCTCGAGGAGATCCGGGCGGCGGTCGGCTGGACGCCCGAGGTCGTCCGAACGCCCCCGATCGAGTCCTCGACCGTCTCGAACGTCCGTAACTTCCTCAAACAGGAACGGGACGAGCGACGGACGATCCTCGAGGACGTCGGCCGGAAGATCCACAGTCCGACGACGGCCGACGACGAGTGGGTCCGCATCACGACGCTGGGCTGCTGTCGCGAGGTCGGCCGCGCCTCCTTCCTGCTGTCGACGCCCGAGACGCGAGTCCTGATCGACTGCGGCGACAAGCCCGGCGCCGAAGGGGAGGTCCCGTACCTCCAGGCGCCCGAGGCGCTCGCGGCCGGCCCCGATTCGATCGACGCCGTCGTGCTCACCCACGCCCACCTCGACCACTCGGCGCTCATCCCGATCCTGTTCAAGTACGGCTACGACGGGCCCATCTACTGCACCGAACCGACCCGGGACCTGATGGGCTTGCTGCAACTGGACTACCTCGACGTCGCCTCGAAGGAGGGGCGGACCCCGCCCTACGACAGCGCGATGGTCCGCAAGGCGCTCAAACACACGATCCCCGTCGAGTACGGCAACGTCACGGACATCGCTCCCGACGTGAAGCTGACGATGCACAACGCCGGTCACATCCTCGGATCGGCCGTCTCCCACTTCCACGTCGGCGAGGGGTTCTACAACGTCGCCTTCTCCGGGGACATCCACTACCGCGACACCCGCCTGCTCGACGGCGCCGTCAACGACTTCCCCCGGGTCGAGACCCTGGTGCTGGAGTCGACCTACGGGAGCCGTGACGACTACCAGACCGACCAGGAAGACTCCGAGCGCAAGCTCGAGACGGTGATCAACGAGGCCCACGCGAAAGGCGGGAAGATCCTCATCCCCGCGTTCGCGGTCGGGCGCTCGCAGGAACTCATGCTCGTGCTCGAGGAGGCGATGCGCGAGGACCGGATCCCGACGATGCCGGTGTACCTCGACGGGATGATCCGCGAGGCGACGGCGATCCACGCAGCCTACCCCGACCACCTCCGCGAGCGGCTCCGCGAACGGATCCTCTACGAGGACGACAACCCGTTCCTCGCCGACCAGTTCCGGCAGGTCGACGGCGGCGAGGAGATGCGCCGGGACGTCGCCGACGACGAACCCGCGATCGTCCTGACGACCTCGGGGATGATCACCGGCGGTCCCATCATGTCCTGGCTCCGACTGCTCGGCGGCGACCCCGAGAGCACGCTCGTGTTCGTCGGCTACCAGGCCGAAGGGACGCTGGGCCGTCAGATCCAGCAGGGCCGCGACGAGATCTCGATGAACGACACCGCCGGCCGCGGCGCCGACCGAGTCGCCCTGAACATGGGCGTCGAGACCGTCGACGGCTTCTCCGGCCACGCCGACCGCCAGGGCCTGGAGACGTTCGTCCAGACGATGAACCCTCGCCCCGAACGGGTCCTCTGCGTCCACGGCGACGAGGCCTCGACCGACCACCTCTCCTCGGCGCTCTACGAGGAGTTCGGCATGCGAACCGTCGCCCCGAAGAACCTGGAGACCTTCCGACTGGACTGA
- the nikR gene encoding nickel-responsive transcriptional regulator NikR: MSVVSVSMPEELLERIDQFADDHGYTGRSEVVREASRNLLGEFEDRKLEGRELMGVITVVFDYETTTVEEKMMHLRHEHEDLVASNFHSHVGGHHCMELFILEGSLEDISTFVGKIRATKDTLTVDYSVLPVDDFGPLADID; the protein is encoded by the coding sequence ATGAGCGTCGTAAGCGTCTCGATGCCGGAGGAACTGCTCGAACGGATCGACCAGTTCGCGGACGACCACGGCTACACCGGCCGGAGCGAAGTGGTGCGGGAGGCCAGTCGGAACCTCCTCGGTGAGTTCGAGGACAGGAAACTGGAGGGCCGCGAGCTGATGGGGGTCATCACTGTGGTCTTCGACTACGAGACGACGACCGTCGAGGAGAAGATGATGCACCTGCGCCACGAACACGAGGACCTGGTCGCCTCGAACTTCCACAGCCACGTCGGCGGCCACCACTGTATGGAGCTGTTCATCCTCGAAGGGTCGCTCGAGGACATCTCGACGTTCGTCGGCAAGATCCGGGCGACGAAGGACACGCTCACGGTCGACTACTCGGTGTTGCCCGTCGACGACTTCGGTCCGCTCGCCGACATCGACTGA
- a CDS encoding PAS domain S-box protein yields the protein MTGNGSQPETGERDRQGYAVDAASERATLDAVASATGAGVVVVEDERISFANASVERYLGREPGELTGAPVESVLPDRGVEAVATVADGDAERTVAWRPPGANGNDSADANTAAVGDVGDADGTTGAVGGGVVATVSPADGERVVVTLTRGGRGGEWPSDDGVARVALDADARISDWSAGAEALTGWSAAEAVGADLSLLYPDDAVADPEETLASAPNGGTGETEGWRLRRDGSEFWASVSVTPRRDASGGIAGFDLRLRDRTDRKRLADERELLAAVNHAIADADGFREGVETTLEAVCAHTQWAYGEAWVPADDGDYLEHLVGHAESERLAPFLRTSRSVTFPFEAGLPGRVWASASSEWIPDAAAESASVFHRTAMAEEVGLQAALGVPIETEDGVVAVLTFCLRERRAADEELVEAVTDVAADLGALMASKRAEEDLRTFRKAVEQAGHSVYVTDTDGTIEYVNPTFERVTGYPAAEAVGADPSILNSGEHDDGFFVDLWETILDGEIWTDEVYNRRRSGEVYVVNQTIAPIVDGSGDIERFVAINDEITDQKRRERELRSQRNSLRRIKQIIESLRPINRELARADTREAVDRGACEGLAASEAYLAAWIGDYNAAADEIAPRGWAGVEDDFVEGLDLGLGGDPDGGVGGDGVEKGGVDDLYRRAVADGEVQAVRDLTTAPTGGPRRERALSHGFQSQAVVPAVYGESVLGVLTVYSARPDAFDEYERGLLAELGERVGHAINAAENRQLLHTDTVVELEFAVGARDSPTAAVAGELDCRLSLNGVAPAAAGHVAYVAVDGARPEPVAEALAERDDVAGARVVEAHGETGVVEVTGGADPVAALVEHGATVRTFETTGEVATVRCEIAPRSDVESLITAVEAAGEDTVFTAKRTRDRNVRTVELTRTAVEEQLTDRQREALALAYHAGFFASPRHSTGEELADVLDIASPTFYRHVREGTRKILELLVDAEDAPPTDANFSRH from the coding sequence GTGACGGGCAACGGGTCGCAGCCGGAGACGGGTGAACGGGACCGCCAGGGGTACGCGGTCGACGCCGCGAGCGAACGAGCGACACTCGACGCCGTCGCGAGCGCGACCGGGGCGGGCGTCGTCGTCGTCGAAGACGAGCGTATCTCGTTCGCGAACGCGAGCGTCGAGCGATACCTCGGGCGCGAACCGGGCGAGCTGACCGGCGCCCCCGTCGAGTCGGTCCTGCCCGACCGCGGGGTCGAGGCGGTCGCGACGGTCGCCGACGGTGACGCCGAGCGGACGGTCGCGTGGCGCCCGCCGGGGGCGAACGGGAACGACAGCGCCGACGCGAACACCGCCGCGGTCGGCGACGTCGGCGACGCGGACGGGACTACCGGCGCGGTCGGCGGTGGTGTCGTCGCGACGGTCAGCCCCGCCGACGGCGAGCGAGTCGTCGTGACGCTCACCCGAGGCGGCCGGGGCGGAGAGTGGCCGTCCGACGACGGCGTCGCCCGCGTCGCGCTCGACGCCGACGCCCGAATCTCCGACTGGAGCGCGGGCGCCGAGGCACTCACGGGGTGGTCGGCCGCCGAAGCCGTCGGCGCGGACCTGTCGCTTCTGTACCCCGACGACGCCGTGGCCGACCCCGAGGAGACGCTCGCCAGCGCGCCCAACGGGGGAACGGGCGAGACGGAGGGGTGGCGACTGCGCCGCGACGGGAGCGAGTTCTGGGCGAGCGTCTCGGTCACCCCGCGGCGGGACGCAAGCGGTGGTATCGCGGGGTTCGACCTGCGGCTGCGCGACCGAACCGACCGCAAGCGCCTGGCCGACGAGCGCGAGTTGCTGGCGGCGGTCAACCACGCGATCGCCGACGCCGACGGCTTCCGCGAGGGCGTCGAGACGACCCTCGAAGCCGTGTGTGCGCACACCCAGTGGGCCTACGGCGAGGCGTGGGTCCCGGCCGACGACGGCGACTACCTCGAACACCTGGTCGGCCACGCCGAGTCGGAGCGACTCGCGCCGTTCCTGCGGACCAGCCGCTCGGTCACGTTCCCCTTCGAGGCGGGACTACCCGGCCGGGTCTGGGCGAGCGCCAGCTCGGAGTGGATCCCCGACGCCGCCGCCGAGTCGGCGTCGGTGTTCCACCGGACGGCGATGGCCGAGGAGGTCGGCCTCCAGGCGGCGCTCGGCGTCCCGATCGAGACCGAGGACGGCGTCGTGGCCGTGTTGACGTTCTGCCTCCGGGAACGGCGGGCCGCCGACGAGGAACTGGTCGAGGCCGTCACCGACGTGGCCGCCGATCTGGGCGCACTGATGGCGAGCAAGCGCGCCGAAGAGGACTTGCGCACCTTCCGGAAGGCCGTCGAGCAGGCCGGCCACTCCGTCTACGTCACCGACACCGACGGTACCATCGAGTACGTCAACCCAACCTTCGAGCGAGTGACGGGCTACCCCGCCGCGGAGGCGGTCGGCGCCGACCCCTCGATCCTCAACTCGGGCGAGCACGACGACGGCTTCTTCGTCGACCTCTGGGAGACGATCCTCGACGGCGAGATCTGGACCGACGAGGTGTACAATCGCCGTAGGTCCGGCGAGGTCTACGTCGTCAACCAGACGATCGCACCGATCGTCGACGGCTCGGGCGACATCGAACGGTTCGTCGCCATCAACGACGAGATCACCGACCAGAAGCGCCGCGAGCGCGAGCTACGCAGCCAGCGCAACTCCCTGCGGCGGATCAAACAGATCATCGAGAGTCTGCGCCCGATCAACCGTGAACTCGCGCGCGCCGACACCCGCGAAGCCGTCGACCGCGGCGCCTGCGAGGGGCTGGCCGCGTCGGAGGCGTACCTCGCGGCGTGGATCGGCGACTACAACGCGGCGGCCGACGAGATCGCACCCCGCGGGTGGGCCGGCGTCGAGGACGACTTCGTCGAGGGGCTCGACCTCGGACTGGGCGGCGATCCCGACGGAGGAGTGGGGGGCGACGGGGTCGAGAAGGGAGGTGTGGACGACCTCTACCGCCGCGCGGTCGCCGACGGCGAGGTCCAGGCCGTACGGGACCTCACGACGGCGCCGACCGGCGGTCCGCGCCGCGAGCGCGCGCTGTCCCACGGGTTCCAGTCCCAGGCGGTGGTCCCCGCGGTCTACGGGGAGTCCGTGCTCGGGGTGCTCACCGTCTACTCGGCGCGGCCCGACGCCTTCGACGAGTACGAGCGGGGACTGCTGGCCGAGCTCGGCGAGCGGGTCGGCCACGCCATCAACGCCGCCGAGAACCGCCAGCTGCTCCACACCGACACCGTCGTCGAGCTGGAGTTCGCGGTCGGCGCCCGGGACTCACCGACCGCCGCTGTCGCGGGCGAGCTGGACTGTCGGCTCTCGCTGAACGGCGTCGCACCGGCCGCCGCGGGGCACGTCGCCTACGTCGCCGTCGACGGCGCCCGGCCCGAACCGGTCGCCGAGGCGCTCGCCGAGCGCGACGACGTGGCCGGGGCCAGGGTCGTCGAAGCCCACGGCGAGACGGGCGTCGTAGAGGTGACCGGCGGCGCCGACCCCGTCGCCGCCCTGGTCGAGCACGGGGCGACCGTCCGCACCTTCGAGACGACCGGCGAGGTCGCGACGGTCCGCTGTGAGATCGCGCCCCGCTCGGACGTCGAGTCGCTCATCACCGCGGTCGAGGCCGCCGGTGAGGACACAGTCTTCACCGCCAAACGGACCCGCGACCGGAACGTGCGGACCGTCGAACTGACTCGCACCGCCGTCGAGGAACAGCTGACCGACCGCCAGCGAGAGGCGCTCGCGCTCGCGTACCACGCCGGTTTCTTCGCCTCACCGCGCCACTCCACCGGCGAGGAACTCGCCGACGTGCTCGACATCGCCTCGCCGACCTTCTACCGCCACGTCCGCGAGGGCACCCGGAAGATCCTCGAACTCCTCGTCGACGCCGAGGACGCCCCGCCCACAGATGCAAACTTTTCTCGACACTAG
- a CDS encoding Hsp20/alpha crystallin family protein: protein MTQHPDHDVELYRDDGVYRVFVDLPGFDPEEIDVAWVHHRLTVSARRTGGPGSSRVFDHEVNVPRAVDTEAITATYREGVLDVELPVDPGESPPGRRIEIEK, encoded by the coding sequence ATGACACAGCATCCCGACCACGACGTCGAACTGTACCGCGACGACGGCGTCTACAGAGTCTTCGTCGACCTGCCGGGGTTCGACCCCGAGGAGATCGACGTCGCGTGGGTCCACCACCGGCTGACGGTCTCGGCGCGGCGGACCGGCGGCCCGGGCAGCTCGCGCGTCTTCGACCACGAGGTGAACGTCCCGCGAGCGGTGGACACCGAGGCCATCACCGCGACCTACCGGGAGGGCGTCCTCGACGTCGAACTCCCGGTCGACCCGGGCGAGAGCCCGCCGGGTCGACGGATCGAGATCGAGAAGTAA
- a CDS encoding CoxG family protein: protein MSHSDDTRQSEEPTGDERGDDPPSDDTGGERLEFADAVYVDAAPGELWDHLSDPATLTECVPGAESIERLSERRYSVEITRGVSRLTVSLSGEAEFVEMDPPDHVVTSATAFDSTTGSEFDVLAAMEIQDGDRYGAKLAYTAEVTYTGGAATLTPSVLRPIVERDIDSYFGNLTELVESED, encoded by the coding sequence ATGAGCCACTCCGACGACACGCGACAGAGCGAGGAACCGACCGGCGACGAGCGCGGCGACGACCCGCCGTCGGACGACACCGGCGGCGAGCGCCTGGAGTTCGCCGACGCCGTCTACGTCGACGCCGCGCCCGGTGAGCTGTGGGACCACCTCTCGGACCCGGCGACGCTCACCGAGTGCGTGCCCGGCGCCGAGTCGATCGAACGACTGTCCGAGCGGCGCTACTCCGTCGAGATCACCAGGGGCGTGAGCAGGCTCACGGTCTCCCTGTCGGGCGAGGCGGAGTTCGTCGAGATGGACCCGCCGGACCACGTCGTCACGAGCGCGACCGCCTTCGACTCGACGACCGGCAGCGAGTTCGACGTGCTCGCCGCCATGGAGATCCAAGACGGCGACCGCTACGGGGCGAAACTGGCCTACACCGCCGAGGTGACCTACACCGGCGGCGCCGCCACGCTCACCCCGTCGGTGTTGCGCCCCATCGTCGAACGGGACATCGACTCCTACTTCGGGAACCTCACCGAGCTCGTCGAGAGCGAGGACTGA
- a CDS encoding group I truncated hemoglobin: MTGATLYDRLGGREGIEAVVDEFYDRLLADDELGPFFEDSDLEMLRRTQTDFLCEAAGGPETYDAAPVREAHLHVPFTESHIQRAIDILEGTLAAFDVPDDDADKVVQAIAAYEADLLATPTDDAGE; this comes from the coding sequence ATGACCGGAGCGACGCTGTACGACCGGCTCGGCGGGCGCGAGGGGATCGAGGCGGTCGTCGACGAGTTCTACGACCGACTGCTCGCCGACGACGAACTCGGGCCGTTCTTCGAGGATTCGGACTTGGAGATGCTGCGGCGGACGCAGACGGACTTCCTCTGTGAGGCCGCGGGCGGGCCGGAGACCTACGACGCGGCGCCGGTCCGAGAGGCCCACCTCCACGTCCCGTTCACGGAGAGCCACATCCAGCGGGCGATCGATATCCTAGAGGGGACGCTCGCGGCGTTCGACGTGCCCGACGACGACGCCGACAAAGTGGTCCAGGCGATCGCGGCCTACGAGGCAGACCTCCTGGCGACGCCGACCGACGACGCCGGTGAGTGA
- a CDS encoding ABC transporter permease, whose product MSVRDEVAAALRGGVGGLTDRRVSAERLVLGTVVAGVTVLTLVPLVFLLWTSVWSGYPGEIGGSFTPAHFLAVYREEFFDVPTLLANTLVVAVGMTVTGVALGLTLAWLFVRTNLPTKGGLELVLLSGQAIPGYVFGIMYITAYGPQNGLVSVAVADALGLGSLSVGLFTPWGVAFVAGVNVVSTAYLLTVPALQDMDASFEEVSRIHGASVTETLRSVTLPLVKPALLSAVITVFLYGMGEFAIVSVLGSRHGFDVYSTVIGSAINSRFPPAYGEAAALSCSLLLATGVLVYYYRRVTSRKREFMTLTGRSGRRRTWDLGRWRWPIAGGLWTVVTLVWLLPILALALTSLHSTWTGQVRLSGLSLEHYVTAVTSPGLREAFGNSVVVAVGAATVGTVLVVGAAYYTERTDGRFRGAVDFLTLTPLAVPGIITGAGLIFLSLWLGKLPGVTLYGTLAIIALGSVIVFLPVSSRIAVGNVVQIHSVLEEAARVAGASWLRQLREVFLPLFRNTAVVLWFFLAVHVFQLLSIPWMTYSSDTVVIPVELFQLYMYEPALSLVAAISTVFIGLTVVFVLAMRVCGITFYELGQH is encoded by the coding sequence ATGAGCGTCCGCGACGAGGTAGCCGCCGCGCTACGGGGCGGCGTCGGCGGGCTCACGGACCGCCGGGTCTCGGCCGAGCGGCTCGTCCTCGGGACGGTCGTCGCGGGCGTCACCGTCCTGACGCTGGTGCCGCTCGTCTTTCTCCTCTGGACGAGCGTCTGGTCGGGCTACCCCGGCGAGATCGGCGGCTCGTTCACACCCGCGCACTTCCTCGCGGTGTATCGCGAGGAATTCTTCGACGTCCCGACGCTGCTGGCGAACACCCTCGTCGTCGCGGTGGGGATGACGGTCACCGGCGTCGCGCTCGGGCTGACGCTGGCCTGGCTGTTCGTGCGGACGAATCTCCCGACGAAAGGCGGCCTGGAGCTGGTGTTGCTGTCCGGGCAGGCGATCCCGGGGTACGTCTTCGGGATCATGTACATCACCGCCTACGGACCGCAGAACGGGCTCGTCTCGGTCGCCGTCGCCGACGCACTGGGGCTGGGGTCACTCTCGGTCGGTCTGTTCACCCCGTGGGGAGTCGCGTTCGTCGCGGGCGTCAACGTCGTCTCGACGGCGTATCTGCTGACGGTGCCGGCGCTGCAGGACATGGACGCGTCGTTCGAGGAGGTGAGCCGGATCCACGGGGCGAGCGTCACCGAGACGCTGCGGTCGGTCACGCTCCCGCTGGTCAAGCCGGCGCTGCTCTCGGCGGTCATCACCGTCTTCCTCTACGGCATGGGGGAGTTCGCCATCGTCTCGGTGCTGGGATCGCGCCACGGGTTCGACGTGTACTCGACGGTGATCGGCTCGGCGATCAACTCGCGGTTCCCCCCGGCCTACGGCGAGGCCGCGGCGCTTTCCTGTAGCCTGCTGCTCGCGACGGGCGTCCTCGTCTATTACTACCGGCGGGTGACGAGCCGCAAGCGGGAGTTCATGACGCTGACCGGCCGGAGCGGGCGACGGCGGACCTGGGACCTCGGGCGGTGGCGGTGGCCGATCGCCGGCGGGCTATGGACGGTCGTCACCCTGGTGTGGCTCCTGCCGATCCTCGCGCTCGCGCTCACGTCCCTGCACTCGACGTGGACGGGCCAGGTCCGGCTCTCGGGGCTCTCGCTCGAACACTACGTCACGGCGGTCACGAGCCCGGGGCTGCGCGAGGCGTTCGGCAACAGCGTCGTGGTCGCGGTCGGCGCGGCGACGGTCGGGACGGTCCTCGTCGTCGGCGCGGCCTACTACACCGAGCGGACCGACGGCCGTTTCCGCGGCGCGGTCGATTTCCTGACGCTCACGCCGCTGGCGGTGCCGGGGATCATCACCGGCGCCGGCCTGATCTTCCTGAGTCTCTGGCTCGGCAAGCTACCGGGGGTCACCCTCTACGGGACCCTCGCAATCATCGCGCTGGGCTCGGTCATCGTCTTCCTCCCCGTCTCCTCGCGTATCGCGGTCGGGAACGTCGTCCAGATCCACTCGGTGCTGGAGGAGGCCGCGCGGGTCGCCGGCGCCTCCTGGCTCCGCCAGCTCCGGGAGGTCTTCCTCCCGCTGTTCCGCAACACGGCGGTCGTCCTCTGGTTCTTCCTGGCGGTCCACGTCTTCCAGCTGCTGTCGATCCCGTGGATGACATACTCTTCTGATACGGTCGTCATCCCCGTCGAGCTGTTCCAGCTGTACATGTACGAGCCGGCGCTGTCGCTGGTCGCCGCCATCTCGACCGTGTTCATCGGGCTGACTGTCGTCTTCGTGCTCGCCATGCGGGTCTGCGGGATCACCTTCTACGAACTCGGACAGCACTGA
- a CDS encoding ABC transporter ATP-binding protein: MDSDTRLTVRDLEKGFGSEFHLSGVDVTVGADEIVALLGPSGCGKTTVLRCVAGVETPDGGEIAIDGEPVFDGERSLPPERRDLGMVYQNYAIWPHKTVHENVVFPLEHATDVPSDEYDERVADVLELMEIADLAESPATDLSGGQQQRTALARAIVHDPGLLLLDEPLSNLDKELRKHMRYELQRLQHELGLSVLYVTHDQQEAFYLADRVLVMNDGEVVERGEPEALYRRPESPFTRQFVGVRNRFTGRTESNGDGGRVVRTAFVDFPLGNVDYVENGGETEEVACFLRPDDIEIGQFAGEVDGRIELSGTVVAEGIIGDRYELTVRIDDTDATLVVHTESNRQFDRGDGINLQFQPKALQVYEAES, encoded by the coding sequence ATGGACAGCGACACGCGACTGACGGTACGGGACTTAGAGAAGGGGTTCGGCAGCGAGTTCCACCTCTCGGGGGTCGACGTGACCGTCGGCGCCGACGAGATCGTCGCCTTGCTCGGCCCGAGCGGCTGCGGCAAGACGACGGTCCTCCGCTGTGTCGCCGGCGTCGAGACGCCCGACGGCGGCGAGATCGCCATCGACGGCGAGCCCGTCTTCGACGGGGAGCGGTCGCTGCCGCCGGAGCGACGGGACCTGGGGATGGTCTACCAGAACTACGCGATCTGGCCCCACAAGACCGTCCACGAGAACGTCGTCTTCCCGCTCGAACACGCGACTGACGTGCCCAGCGACGAGTACGACGAGCGCGTCGCGGACGTGCTCGAGCTGATGGAGATCGCAGATCTCGCCGAGTCGCCGGCGACCGACCTGAGCGGGGGCCAGCAACAGCGGACGGCGCTCGCTCGCGCGATCGTCCACGACCCCGGACTGCTGTTGCTGGACGAGCCGCTGAGCAACCTCGACAAGGAGCTTCGCAAGCACATGCGCTACGAGCTCCAGCGGCTCCAACACGAGCTCGGGCTCAGCGTGCTGTACGTGACTCACGACCAGCAGGAGGCCTTTTACCTCGCCGACCGGGTGCTCGTCATGAACGACGGGGAGGTCGTCGAGCGCGGCGAGCCCGAGGCGCTGTACCGGCGGCCCGAGTCACCGTTCACCCGGCAGTTCGTCGGCGTCCGTAACCGCTTCACCGGGCGGACGGAGTCGAACGGCGACGGCGGCCGGGTCGTCCGGACGGCGTTCGTCGACTTCCCGCTGGGCAACGTCGATTACGTCGAAAACGGCGGTGAGACCGAGGAGGTGGCGTGTTTCCTCCGACCCGACGATATCGAGATAGGCCAGTTCGCGGGCGAGGTCGACGGCCGTATCGAGCTGTCGGGGACGGTCGTCGCCGAGGGTATCATCGGCGACCGCTACGAGCTGACGGTTCGGATCGACGACACCGACGCGACGCTGGTCGTCCACACCGAGAGCAACCGGCAGTTCGACCGCGGCGACGGGATCAACCTCCAGTTCCAGCCCAAGGCCCTGCAGGTCTACGAGGCCGAGTCCTGA